One stretch of Variovorax sp. TBS-050B DNA includes these proteins:
- a CDS encoding alpha/beta hydrolase yields the protein MPELQLAVIDVKPGAALESQSGLQMLRPRIYGAFRAPPGPKKVAAIVMHPTSNFMGHYLIAPLAERGICCMGLNSRYVGNDTVLLMERAIQDLGAGVQYLRAAGYEKVLLVGNSGGAALASFYQAQAEQLTATHFPDGDPTHLHPSDLPPVDGIALCAAHLGRTRLMRDWIDPSVTDEHDPLSVDPELDMYDPRHRLPYARDFLARFSAAQQARLERIEQWCVDRLAMLRSTPGAPRDQAFVVYRTHADPRCVDLSLDANDRLPGSVWGDARQVNYSANAMGRTTSLTAFLSQWSSRSQADGPTNLARTTVPTLLLTYTGDQSTFPSTRDAWLAAGGARIRNVDIVGGNHYLAGQPALVPKAADAIAEFAHAL from the coding sequence ATGCCTGAGCTGCAACTCGCCGTCATCGACGTGAAGCCCGGCGCGGCACTCGAGAGCCAGTCGGGCCTGCAGATGCTGCGCCCGCGCATCTACGGCGCCTTCCGTGCGCCGCCGGGACCGAAGAAGGTCGCGGCCATCGTGATGCATCCGACCAGCAACTTCATGGGCCACTACCTGATCGCGCCGCTCGCCGAGCGCGGCATCTGCTGCATGGGCCTGAACTCGCGCTACGTGGGCAACGACACGGTGCTGCTGATGGAGCGCGCGATCCAGGACCTGGGCGCCGGCGTGCAGTACCTGCGTGCGGCCGGCTACGAGAAGGTGCTGCTGGTCGGCAACTCGGGCGGCGCGGCGCTCGCGAGCTTCTACCAGGCGCAGGCCGAGCAGCTCACCGCCACGCATTTCCCCGACGGCGACCCGACCCACCTGCATCCGTCCGACCTGCCGCCGGTGGACGGCATCGCGCTGTGCGCCGCACACCTCGGCCGCACGCGGCTGATGCGCGACTGGATCGATCCCTCGGTGACCGACGAGCACGATCCGCTCTCGGTCGATCCCGAACTCGACATGTACGACCCGCGCCACCGCCTGCCCTACGCGCGCGATTTCCTCGCGCGCTTCTCGGCGGCGCAGCAGGCGCGGCTCGAGCGCATCGAGCAGTGGTGCGTGGATCGCCTCGCCATGCTGCGCAGCACGCCCGGTGCGCCGCGCGACCAGGCCTTCGTGGTCTACCGCACCCATGCCGACCCGCGCTGCGTCGACCTCTCGCTCGACGCCAACGACCGGCTGCCCGGCAGCGTCTGGGGCGATGCGCGGCAGGTCAACTATTCGGCCAACGCCATGGGCCGCACCACCTCGCTGACCGCCTTTCTGTCGCAATGGTCGTCACGCTCGCAGGCCGACGGGCCGACGAACCTCGCGCGCACCACGGTGCCGACGCTGCTGCTGACCTACACCGGCGACCAGTCGACCTTCCCGAGCACGCGCGATGCGTGGCTGGCCGCTGGCGGCGCGCGCATCCGCAACGTGGACATCGTCGGCGGCAACCACTATCTCGCGGGCCAGCCGGCGCTGGTGCCGAAGGCCGCCGACGCGATCGCCGAGTTCGCACACGCGCTGTAG
- a CDS encoding FAD-dependent monooxygenase — protein sequence MTQETYGFAPAYELPSWPFEPPPELHSPQVVRHPIVIVGAGPSGLTLACDLACRGVPALLLDEDDTVGVRGASSRGICYAQKSLEIFERLGIYERIAAKGITWSLGRTFSGEQEVYSFNLQAASVSKQPPFINLQQFYVEWFLVERILELGLTDLRWKNRVTGVERLADGVRLAVETPAGRYVIEADRLIDATGANSAIRTQLGIEAHASRSTDRWCISDVRFRKPLPTERWTWVDAPFNEGRGVWQHLMADGVWRIDYQMPEDCDTAHISKPEVAGARLREQLGPGVEFEFVWIGPYGYRDHLLDRFRHGPVFFIGDAAHVVSPFGARGGNSGIQDAANLGWKLALAARGTAGEALLDSYDAERRPAAAENLKVTSRSARFLAPRSPAEHMLRRAVVALAARHPFARALVNTGRMSVANDYPPAPLLPEGARSVQNLPLQWTGGAGTTLMQLLAEGTRCLGLWRAPSPGDAAAALAATAALPLRLVAVGGESGLPTLAPDEALLAHLGLHEAGRFALVRPDAYLAAALPQATPDAIAAALGVALARSDEDTR from the coding sequence ATGACGCAGGAGACCTACGGCTTCGCGCCGGCCTATGAACTGCCGAGCTGGCCCTTCGAGCCCCCGCCCGAGCTGCACAGCCCGCAGGTGGTGCGGCATCCGATCGTGATCGTCGGCGCCGGCCCCTCGGGCCTCACGCTGGCCTGCGACCTCGCATGCCGCGGCGTCCCTGCGCTGCTGCTCGACGAGGACGACACCGTGGGCGTGCGCGGCGCTTCGTCGCGCGGCATCTGCTATGCGCAGAAGAGCCTGGAGATCTTCGAGCGCCTCGGCATCTACGAGCGCATCGCCGCCAAGGGCATCACCTGGTCGCTGGGCCGCACCTTCTCGGGCGAGCAGGAGGTCTACAGCTTCAACCTGCAGGCGGCGAGCGTCTCGAAGCAGCCGCCGTTCATCAACCTGCAGCAGTTCTACGTCGAGTGGTTCCTGGTCGAGCGCATCCTCGAGCTCGGCCTGACCGACCTGCGCTGGAAGAACCGCGTGACGGGCGTCGAGCGCCTGGCCGACGGCGTGCGCCTCGCGGTGGAGACGCCTGCGGGCCGCTACGTGATCGAGGCCGACCGGCTCATCGACGCGACCGGCGCCAACAGCGCCATCCGCACCCAGCTCGGCATCGAGGCGCACGCGTCGCGCAGCACCGACCGCTGGTGCATCAGCGACGTGCGCTTCAGGAAGCCGCTGCCGACCGAGCGCTGGACCTGGGTCGATGCGCCCTTCAACGAAGGCCGCGGCGTGTGGCAGCACCTGATGGCCGACGGCGTCTGGCGCATCGACTACCAGATGCCCGAGGACTGCGACACCGCCCACATCAGCAAGCCCGAGGTCGCGGGCGCGCGGCTGCGCGAACAGCTCGGGCCGGGCGTGGAGTTCGAGTTCGTCTGGATCGGCCCCTACGGCTACCGCGACCACCTGCTCGACCGCTTCCGCCACGGCCCGGTGTTCTTCATCGGCGACGCGGCGCACGTGGTGAGCCCCTTCGGCGCGCGCGGCGGCAACTCGGGCATCCAGGACGCGGCGAACCTCGGCTGGAAGCTCGCACTGGCCGCGCGCGGCACGGCCGGCGAGGCGCTGCTCGACAGCTACGACGCCGAGCGCCGCCCGGCCGCGGCGGAGAACCTGAAGGTCACGAGCCGCTCGGCGCGCTTTCTCGCGCCGCGCTCGCCGGCCGAACACATGCTGCGGCGCGCCGTCGTCGCGCTGGCGGCGCGGCATCCGTTCGCGCGGGCGCTGGTCAACACCGGGCGCATGTCGGTGGCCAACGACTATCCGCCCGCGCCCCTGCTGCCCGAGGGCGCGCGCAGCGTGCAGAACCTGCCGCTGCAATGGACCGGCGGTGCCGGGACCACGCTGATGCAGCTGCTGGCGGAAGGCACGCGCTGCCTCGGACTCTGGCGCGCGCCCTCGCCCGGCGACGCCGCCGCGGCGCTGGCGGCGACGGCCGCGCTGCCGCTGCGCCTGGTGGCGGTCGGCGGCGAGAGCGGCCTGCCCACGCTGGCGCCCGACGAGGCCCTGCTGGCGCATCTGGGCTTGCACGAGGCCGGCCGCTTCGCGCTGGTCCGCCCCGATGCCTACCTGGCCGCCGCGCTGCCGCAGGCCACGCCCGATGCCATCGCCGCCGCCCTGGGCGTGGCGTTGGCGCGGTCGGACGAGGACACCCGATGA
- a CDS encoding DUF2783 domain-containing protein: MNTTEPGIPDPDGFYAALLAAHEGKTEAQSADFHARLVLLLASRCGDQAVLLDCIRAAAEEQPAAP; encoded by the coding sequence ATGAACACCACCGAACCCGGCATTCCCGACCCGGACGGCTTCTATGCGGCGCTGCTCGCCGCGCACGAGGGCAAGACCGAAGCGCAGAGCGCCGACTTCCATGCCCGGCTGGTGCTGCTGCTGGCCAGCCGGTGCGGCGACCAGGCCGTGCTGCTCGACTGCATCCGCGCTGCGGCCGAAGAACAACCCGCCGCCCCATGA
- a CDS encoding MBL fold metallo-hydrolase, whose amino-acid sequence MNTPISFASAADTREQKPRLRELAPGVYGYISDFDPNCGFVVGDDHVVLIDTRPTPRMARDFLAAIRTVTDKPVKCIVLTHYHAVRVMGASAFEEVEHIVASDGTLDWIRTRGQADFESEVGRFPRLFAGFEEVPGLTLPTLSFEREMSLWLGAGRALRLLALGRGHSSGDTVAWLPDCGVLFSGDVVENRCGVYAGDAYIGDWAGTLDAVAALKPRVLVPGRGAVLDGEAACAEAVALTQAFLSTLLESVRAGIAAGETLKGCFARAQAAMTPRFGDWPVFQHVLPFDVSRAFDELRGIEHPVVWTAERDRELWQTLRAG is encoded by the coding sequence ATGAACACACCCATCTCCTTCGCCTCGGCCGCCGACACCCGCGAGCAGAAACCGCGGCTGCGCGAGCTCGCGCCCGGCGTGTACGGCTACATCAGCGACTTCGATCCGAACTGCGGCTTCGTCGTCGGCGACGACCATGTCGTGCTCATCGACACCCGGCCCACGCCGCGCATGGCGCGCGACTTCCTGGCCGCGATCCGCACGGTGACCGACAAGCCGGTCAAGTGCATCGTGCTGACGCACTACCACGCCGTGCGCGTGATGGGCGCGAGCGCCTTCGAGGAGGTCGAGCACATCGTCGCGAGCGACGGCACGCTCGACTGGATCCGCACGCGCGGGCAGGCCGACTTCGAATCGGAGGTCGGCCGCTTCCCCCGCCTGTTCGCGGGCTTCGAGGAGGTCCCCGGCCTGACCCTGCCGACGCTGAGCTTCGAACGCGAGATGAGCCTCTGGCTCGGCGCCGGCCGCGCGCTGCGGCTGCTGGCGCTGGGTCGCGGCCATTCGAGCGGCGACACGGTGGCATGGCTGCCCGACTGCGGCGTGCTGTTCTCGGGCGACGTGGTCGAGAACCGCTGCGGCGTCTACGCGGGCGATGCCTACATCGGCGACTGGGCCGGCACGCTCGATGCGGTGGCGGCGCTGAAGCCGCGCGTGCTGGTGCCGGGCCGCGGCGCGGTGCTCGACGGGGAGGCGGCCTGCGCCGAGGCGGTTGCGCTCACACAGGCCTTTCTCTCGACGCTGCTCGAAAGCGTGCGCGCGGGCATCGCGGCCGGCGAGACGCTCAAGGGCTGTTTCGCCCGCGCACAGGCGGCCATGACGCCGCGCTTCGGCGACTGGCCGGTGTTCCAGCACGTGCTGCCCTTCGACGTCTCGCGCGCCTTCGACGAGCTGCGCGGCATCGAGCACCCCGTGGTGTGGACCGCCGAGCGCGACCGCGAGCTCTGGCAGACGCTCCGCGCCGGATGA
- a CDS encoding tripartite tricarboxylate transporter substrate binding protein has translation MKRRFLPLLAAALALAAASLASAQPAAYPSQPIKWIVPYVAGGGTDNLARALAEAMQPSLGQPLIIDNRPGASTNIGVSVLMQSRPDGYTIMQAENAALLFNEHMFAKLPYKPASDFTYIGTIGRFPVALVVHPDFPARNVAEFVRHVKAHPDKVNYASPGNGSPHHMAMELFKQKAGIQLTHVPYKGAAPAMTDVMGGQVPTMMLDLASGLPIIKAGKVRVLAIALPQRAGALPEVPTFSEAGFSDVNAYAFHGLIGPAGMPAEAVARINAELRKAMGAPRVVKLFSEFGFEPLPGTPQEFYRLSRAESERWGRIIAAANVKLD, from the coding sequence ATGAAACGACGATTCCTTCCCCTGCTGGCCGCGGCACTGGCGCTGGCCGCCGCATCCCTCGCGTCGGCGCAGCCCGCCGCCTACCCGAGCCAGCCGATCAAATGGATCGTGCCCTACGTGGCCGGCGGCGGCACCGACAACCTCGCGCGCGCCCTGGCCGAGGCGATGCAGCCCTCGCTCGGCCAGCCGCTGATCATCGACAACCGGCCCGGCGCCTCCACCAACATCGGCGTGTCGGTGCTGATGCAGTCCAGGCCCGACGGCTACACGATCATGCAGGCCGAGAACGCGGCGCTGCTCTTCAACGAGCACATGTTCGCCAAGCTGCCGTACAAGCCCGCGAGCGACTTCACCTACATCGGCACCATCGGGCGCTTTCCGGTCGCGCTGGTCGTGCACCCGGACTTTCCCGCCAGGAACGTGGCCGAGTTCGTGCGCCACGTGAAGGCCCATCCCGACAAGGTGAACTACGCCTCGCCCGGCAACGGCTCGCCGCACCACATGGCGATGGAGCTCTTCAAGCAGAAGGCCGGCATCCAGCTCACGCACGTGCCGTACAAGGGCGCCGCGCCCGCCATGACCGACGTGATGGGCGGGCAGGTGCCGACCATGATGCTCGACCTGGCCTCGGGCCTGCCGATCATCAAGGCCGGCAAGGTGCGGGTGCTCGCGATCGCGCTGCCGCAGCGCGCGGGTGCGCTGCCCGAGGTGCCGACCTTCTCCGAAGCGGGCTTCAGCGACGTCAACGCCTACGCCTTCCATGGGCTGATCGGGCCGGCCGGCATGCCGGCCGAGGCGGTGGCGCGGATCAACGCCGAACTGCGCAAGGCGATGGGCGCGCCCAGGGTGGTGAAGCTGTTCTCCGAATTCGGCTTCGAGCCGCTGCCGGGCACGCCGCAGGAGTTCTACAGGCTCTCGCGTGCGGAGAGCGAGCGCTGGGGCCGCATCATCGCCGCCGCGAACGTGAAGCTGGACTGA
- a CDS encoding AzlD domain-containing protein, translating into MSADRATDFWTLAVIVGLAGVTVLARCFFFILDRPWGLPEWAHRALHYAPVAALAGVIAPEIVMTQGQLIGTLHDARLYATVVGAAYYFWRRGVLGTMLAGMAVYLPLHLGLGW; encoded by the coding sequence GTGAGCGCCGACCGCGCCACCGACTTCTGGACGCTCGCCGTGATCGTCGGCCTCGCGGGCGTGACGGTGCTGGCGCGCTGCTTCTTCTTCATCCTCGACCGGCCCTGGGGCCTGCCCGAGTGGGCGCACCGCGCGCTGCACTATGCGCCGGTCGCCGCGCTCGCGGGCGTGATCGCGCCCGAGATCGTGATGACCCAGGGCCAGCTGATCGGCACGCTGCACGATGCGCGCCTGTATGCCACGGTGGTCGGCGCCGCCTACTATTTCTGGCGCCGCGGCGTGCTCGGCACGATGCTCGCGGGCATGGCGGTCTACCTGCCGCTGCACCTCGGGCTCGGCTGGTAG
- a CDS encoding AzlC family ABC transporter permease encodes MFLSAAIRRRPEFRLGIRHMSSAALGIGAWGLMTGVAMVKSNMSVVEAVAMTLLVYAGSSQLAAIPLLVAGAPAWVILATGFCVNLRFVVFSLHLRPYLMHMPRWRRMTHGYLTADLSYALFTRHYPAPPAGLAEQQAQEAYLTGNYFVTWCSWMGMSLLGIALANFIPQSWGLGFAGVLSLVAIVCSMATTRLRVLAALVASATAVAAYALPLKLNIVAAIGVAVLLCFWLEKRGGRDAEAEDDQ; translated from the coding sequence ATGTTCCTCTCCGCCGCCATCCGCCGCCGCCCCGAATTCCGCCTGGGCATCCGCCACATGTCCTCGGCCGCGCTCGGCATCGGCGCCTGGGGCCTGATGACCGGCGTGGCCATGGTCAAGTCGAACATGAGCGTGGTCGAGGCGGTGGCGATGACGCTGCTGGTCTACGCCGGCAGCTCGCAGCTCGCGGCCATTCCGCTGCTGGTGGCGGGCGCGCCGGCCTGGGTGATCCTCGCGACCGGCTTCTGCGTGAACCTGCGCTTCGTGGTCTTCAGCCTGCATCTGCGCCCCTATCTCATGCACATGCCGCGCTGGCGCCGCATGACGCACGGCTACCTCACGGCCGACCTCAGCTATGCGCTCTTCACGCGGCATTACCCGGCGCCGCCCGCGGGCCTGGCCGAGCAGCAGGCGCAGGAGGCCTACCTCACCGGCAACTACTTCGTGACCTGGTGTTCGTGGATGGGCATGAGCCTGCTCGGCATCGCGCTCGCCAACTTCATCCCGCAGAGCTGGGGCCTGGGCTTCGCGGGGGTGCTGAGCCTGGTGGCGATCGTCTGCTCGATGGCGACCACGCGGCTGCGCGTGCTGGCGGCGCTGGTCGCGAGCGCCACCGCGGTGGCGGCCTATGCGCTGCCGCTCAAGCTCAACATCGTCGCGGCCATCGGCGTGGCGGTGCTGCTGTGCTTCTGGCTCGAGAAGCGCGGCGGTCGCGACGCCGAGGCGGAGGACGACCAGTGA
- the fmt gene encoding methionyl-tRNA formyltransferase — translation MNPLKVVFAGTPEFARVALDAIAAAGHEIVLVLSQPDRPAGRGMKLQPSPVKQCAVAHGWPVAQPRSLRLDGKYPEDAAAARDALHAADPDVMVVAAYGLILPQWVLDLPRHGCLNIHASLLPRWRGAAPIHRAIEAGDAQTGITIMQMDAGLDTGDMLLREAVDIGSDNTARLHDRLAALGGRLIVQALAGLGGLVRTPQPAEGVSYANKVEKHEAQIDWNQPAEAIVRRIRAFDPFPGANSPLDGEILKLWTAHAVPAAEATAPPGTLLAVSDEGIAVAARPGAVVKVTELQRPGGKRLGVADFLRGFDVKAGQRFG, via the coding sequence TTGAACCCGCTGAAGGTCGTTTTCGCGGGCACGCCCGAGTTCGCGCGCGTCGCGCTCGACGCCATCGCCGCGGCGGGCCATGAGATCGTGCTGGTGCTGAGCCAGCCCGACCGTCCCGCCGGCCGCGGCATGAAGCTGCAGCCCTCGCCCGTCAAGCAATGCGCCGTCGCCCACGGCTGGCCGGTGGCGCAGCCGCGCAGCCTGCGGCTCGACGGCAAATACCCCGAGGACGCCGCGGCCGCGCGCGACGCGCTGCACGCCGCCGACCCCGACGTGATGGTGGTCGCGGCCTACGGGCTGATCCTGCCGCAGTGGGTGCTCGACCTGCCGCGGCACGGCTGCCTCAACATCCACGCCAGCCTGCTGCCGCGCTGGCGCGGCGCGGCGCCGATCCATCGCGCCATCGAGGCCGGCGACGCGCAGACCGGCATCACCATCATGCAGATGGATGCCGGCCTCGACACCGGCGACATGCTGCTGCGCGAGGCGGTCGACATCGGCAGCGACAACACGGCGCGGCTGCACGACCGGCTCGCCGCGCTCGGCGGCCGCCTGATCGTGCAGGCGCTGGCGGGCCTCGGCGGCCTCGTGCGCACGCCGCAGCCGGCCGAAGGCGTGAGCTACGCGAACAAGGTCGAGAAGCACGAGGCGCAGATCGACTGGAACCAGCCGGCCGAGGCCATCGTGCGGCGCATCCGCGCCTTCGATCCCTTTCCGGGCGCCAACAGCCCGCTCGACGGCGAGATCCTCAAGCTCTGGACCGCCCATGCGGTGCCGGCCGCCGAGGCGACGGCGCCGCCCGGCACCCTCCTCGCGGTGAGCGACGAAGGCATCGCCGTGGCGGCGCGACCAGGGGCGGTGGTGAAGGTCACTGAACTCCAGCGTCCGGGCGGCAAGCGCCTCGGCGTGGCCGATTTCCTGCGCGGCTTCGATGTGAAGGCCGGGCAGCGCTTCGGCTGA
- the def gene encoding peptide deformylase produces the protein MAKRIILSYPDKRLHTVAKSVQGVDARIKTLVADMLETMYDANGIGLAATQIDVHERLVVIDVSEERNQPLVLINPEIVWASDEKVVNEEGCLSVPGIYDGVERSTSVKVQALDAEGEMRTIEAEGLLAVCIQHELDHLLGKVFVEYLSPLKRNRIKSKMLKQQREEAREGRA, from the coding sequence ATGGCCAAACGAATCATTCTGAGTTACCCGGACAAGCGGCTGCATACGGTCGCCAAATCCGTGCAGGGCGTGGACGCGCGCATCAAGACGCTGGTGGCCGACATGCTCGAAACCATGTACGACGCCAATGGTATCGGTCTGGCCGCCACCCAGATCGACGTGCACGAGCGCCTGGTCGTCATCGACGTGTCCGAGGAGCGCAACCAGCCGCTGGTGCTCATCAACCCCGAGATTGTGTGGGCCAGCGACGAAAAGGTGGTGAACGAGGAAGGCTGCCTCTCGGTGCCCGGCATCTACGACGGCGTGGAGCGTTCCACCTCGGTCAAGGTGCAGGCGCTCGACGCCGAGGGCGAGATGCGCACCATCGAGGCCGAGGGCCTGCTCGCGGTGTGCATCCAGCACGAACTCGACCATCTGCTGGGCAAGGTGTTCGTCGAATACCTCTCGCCGCTGAAGCGCAACCGCATCAAGAGCAAGATGCTCAAGCAACAGCGCGAAGAGGCCCGGGAGGGCCGCGCCTGA